The DNA sequence GGGAGTTGTTGGGCTTGGACCATCGAGCGTTGTTGTCACTGTCGCATGTTGGAAGGGTGTGGTTAGAGTCATTGGTCAGCACATTGAGTTTCATTAGGCATAGGCGCAATCCGGGAGTTGCTTGTTTCCATGTTTCTATTTCATTGGGTATCTCTAATTCCCTTCGCTGAGGCATCAATGAGCCGATTACGCTAAACCTGTACCATTCGGAGCATTACATCCTACTTTACCTATCAAACCAGTTATATGTGGTATCtcaactccaacccccagcTTACTGGCGCTGGTACGTGACCTTCATCGTCTTCTCGCCATTCTTCAGCGCCATGCCAGCAGTATTCTCCTTGGCAGTAATAGCCCCGGCTTCTGCGTCGTACTCGACGAAAGCAATCCCGCTGCGACCAGGGACAGTACGGACTTCGCGGAAACCTTCGAAGCGGCTGAAGATACCAGTGAGCTCGTCCTTGCCAAAGTCGTCGGGGAGGTTCTGAACGAAGAGAATgcggttgggtgggaggtaTTCGTCGGGTACGACAGCGgcggcaccagcaccggtGGACTTGAGGCCGGCACCACGAGCGTTCTTGGTTGGGCGGCCACTGACGGCGGTTTCGGCACCTGGAAGAGGACGCTTGAGGCGCTTTTGCTCTTCGGCTGTTTCGAGCGCCTTCTTTTTGTCTATTGATAATTCATGTTAAAACCAAGTTCAAAACGGAGAAATGTTAACGAGGGCAtacccttctctgccatgcGCCGGCGCTTGTGGgcatcaaactcctcctcgttGCCGGTCTGTTTAACGGTGGCATCGCTTCGAGTGCGGGCAAGGGCGACTTGCATGGGCttctcgaacaactcgaacCCCTGGACTTCTTCGATAGCCGCGAGGGCGGACTCGGGCTTGTCGAAAACAACAAATGCCTGgcccttggccttgaggtTGGTCTTAACAACGATATCGATCACATTGCCGTACTCGGAGAAGATGGCCATGAGGGCTTCCTTGAGCGGTTCGGGCTTGACGCGCTCTTCGAGGTTGCGCACGTAGACACTATGCGATAGAGGATTGTGTTAGTTGATTCCAATGCGACGCGATACCTGGGATGGCTGATGCCTTGTATGTGTCGGAGTGCAATGACACATACGTGGCGATTGGCTGTTGTCCTGAAGCCATTTTTAtctttgttgatgatgtttaTGATCAGGCAGCAACTGCTGATTTGTTTGCAAAATGTTGAATGTTGTGGTTGAACTCGGAAAGGTTTTTTGATGATTGGAGGACAAGACATGAAGTTGGAGATTGGAGACGGTGCCAAAACAAAGTGGGCCTTGGTGGTCCTAGCGTCCTTGCAGCTGGCGTGGGGACTGCCCCACTGGAGAACCACCTCCAGGGCGCATGCATCCCGCTTCTCCCGCTGAACCAGCGTCACGGTGTGCAGCAACGCACTGGGCAACTCCGACCAAGGAACCAACAAGTCAtttcccttcctcttcaacacttcccaacttcttctcttccaacTCTTGGGGCTCCCCATCTTGTCATCTTTGCTCCAAAAATGCGCGAAGAGACCCGGTGAGCAGGCGCATGCTTACACACACGCTGTGTACGCTATTCTACTCTTTCACCTCGTTTCCGGCGGTCCGAGGTCCTTTGATATAAGCCTACCATGGACGAAACGATACCACAAGCCGTCATGGCAACCGTCACACCCTCTTTCGACAACACCAGTGCGTGGCATAACTTTACACTATGGACAACTCAGCATCTCAAGATGAGTATGAACATGTCGAGGCTCGCGCCGTCGCTGGAAGACTTGGTGTTGGCAGGACCAAGGATGGTCATGAAGCTGGGGAAACTGGGCTCTTTTATCTCGTTTCCAGATGCGGTTGACAACTTTGGACAACGAACCATGGCCGATCCCACCGATGCCGGTGTCTTTTCGTCGGCACTCTCGTCCTCGACCAGCAGCACGACAGCCAGCATACTCAGCGACGTCgcatcctcttccgccactgccgccgccgccgccgcctctgctgctgctgaagaTCCTACCGCCTCGGTATCCCGCTTCTCGATGGAGGGAGCGAGAGGAATTGGGAGCGTTTTGAGCTACGCGACAAGCAAATGGGCCATAACTTGCATTGCGATGGCTATCCTCTTTAACCGGACGCACATATTTGCCGCGACTCGGCGTCGTTTACGACTTGCATGGCATATCCGGGTGCTGCTTCGACTCCCAACCATCTTGCTCCTGCTCTGGCAGGCTCGCAGACTTCTCCAGTCCATACAGTGCCAGACCTCTCCGGATTTCGCCCAGTTGCGGTGGGGCGATCCTAACAAGAGCTTCGACGTTATGTTCTCCGAAGCAAACAGCTTTTTCCATGGACTGAGCTCAACTTTGCTGTTCGGTGCCAGCGACGAGGACTCATGCCGTTCTGTCCGGATGGTACCATGGGATAATAAGGAACAATCGGAGCTCGTTGGCTCGCTCTCCCGATTATGGCCACTTTTCCTGACGTTTTGCTTTGGCCAGTTTATGGAGGTGCTTTCGTGCACTGTACAGGGACGCCCGACGGGCACCGAGACGGGCACAACGCTTTTTGAACAGTCTCTGGCTTTTGCAGAAGCTGATGCTGCTATCAGCAGCCAGCTCGGATGGGGTCTTTTCGCCTCCAATGCTTCTAAAGCAGCAGCGGATGCTAACATGGGCACCAAGATTGCCCTCACACGTGCCATGATCATGAAGCGCGTCAACACACCCCCTGAAGTATTGCTGGTCACTTTTATCTCAACCATGAGCTACGTCACTAGCCACATATTGGGATTGCTGAACTTGCAGCCAAGATTCCGTCTGATCAGTACCGGATTCTATGGGCTTTGCTCAATGGGGTGCATGGTTTGGAGTACCATCAACTTTTCTGTTGACGATCCCACCAGCCAGGGGCTGTTGAGATATCCCACGGTGTACATCATCGGAATCATTCCTCACACTCTCATCTTGATTGGCATCATTTCCTGTGCGGTCATTTACTTCGTGGCCCTGACACTTTCCGCTCTCGCTGTGCCCGAGGCTGGGACCGGCGGCGAGACGGAACAGCTTACCTTCAAGCAGCGCTTCCTCCGTGCTCATGCCAACATGCAGGCAAACATTTCACTTTCCGAGATCCGGATTAGGATGGATATGGACTTTTACACCGCGCTGGTCCGGGCTGGCTTTGGTGCCATCACCATGGCTAGCGAGGCAGTTTATCTTAATGAGGACCACAAGGTGAATTTGAAGCGGTATACTTGGCTGGAAGAGGACCGGTTCCGTGAGATTGAGGACCTGAAGATGCAGTGGATCGGAGGCGTTCCTGGATCTCGGTTTGATACGGTCGGCACGATAGGACTTGTGCCGGTTAAAAATGGGCAGCCGGGGGTCAACAATGGGTATGCCAGGGAGAAGTCGGCGCAGCAGGTTTCCAAGAAGGACGGCACTGGCAGGAGACAgagggatggggttggggctgcGGAGAGGAGTTCCAGGTGGCTCATGGCGGTTGATTACATGATGCATATTTCGCGTCTTGTGGTGGTTACTTGGGCATTGTGTACGGTCAGGTTTCTCAggtttgttggttggaggaACCCGCCGCGTTGGCTGAGGGGGTTGTCTGAACGGCCGAAGAAGTCGGACGGGCGGGATAAGAAGGGGAGGTCGAGACAGGATGGGGAGTCGTATGCTGATATTCTTTCTCCTGGCAATGGGGGTTATTTTACGATTCCGCGGGACGACCAGGTtgatgtggaggagctgctcaGAAGCAGGATGGACAACCGCAACGAGGCAGAAGTCGACACCAAGCTCTACAGCTACTTCTTGCGGGATGGCTGGTGGGGGAATAAGGACACCAGCGGGGAATAcgtcccctcccaccctttGATCACGGCCGGCAACGAGGAGGTCGATGTCAACGACCCTGACTTTGACACGACAAGCATGATCTCCACGACGGAGACCTCTGTCGAGAGTGACTTTGGCTGGGAGACTGAcaatgacaacaacaacgactgGCTTGACGACGGGCAGCGAACACCCACGCAGCAAAACCCCGGCACCGAGCTCACCTCCGCTCTCGTCTCTGCCCTCCAGCGATCAAGAGAACCCTCACCCGTGTTGGACACCCCCATCGACCCAACCACCCTCGCCCGACTTTTACACCCCCAGTCCGCCGCCGACCGAGACGAAGCCCAGACCCTGGCCGCCCATTTATCCTCCGGCACGATAATGACGCGCTCCAAGTACAAGCAAGCGCTCCAGCGGCAGCGAGCGCAGATTTTGCTCACCAACCTTAACCGTGCCAACCCGTTGCAGAGGATGAGtccagaagaggaggaaagacAGCTTGAGCAGCTGCTTCTCACTCGGCGGTCGGAGGCGCAGGCGAGGGGGGGGCAGGAGTCgtggaaggaagggggggcggggttgggggcggaggggCCGCAGTGTGTGGTTTGCCAGTGCGCACCGAGGACGATCATTGTGTGGCCGTGTAGGTGTTTGGGGTATTGTGATGATTGCAGGGTGAGCTTGGCGATGAACAATTATGACAAGTGTGTTTGCTgtaggagggaggtgagtaGTTTTAGTAGGATTTATGTTccttgaggggggggataaacagggggggggggggggcaaaACAGGTGAGAGCAGGAAAGATATTGTTTTTAATACGGATCTTGTTATGGGAAGAAAGCGTTTACATTTTACGATGGCATTACATGAGGTGGTTTACACATCTATGTCCAGAGAGCGAGATtgcggttgatgatgttggtctttttcccttttttcttttttttttttgtgaaAAGAGTTCTCATACAGAAAGTACAAATTTGAACATTTCCATCCTGTCAATATCTGGGTGATCAAgattacctacctacatgCCGAAGTTATCATGTTTCAGGTGCCGAGCAATAAAAacatggtgatggaggtgtaTTTTGACTCGGGACCGTCTACTtcccagcatcaacgagctACTCAGACACTACCAGGGCCTCGAGAAGTCAACCGACTTGGATTAGACATCTTCATTCATCCATCCCACATCATGTTTTCATCAAGAGCAGCACATTTCAAGAACAAAAGATACAACACACAATTAATAAGGGTATCATTGCTTCGAAACACATCTACATGCCCGCCCACTCAACACAAAacatcctcacctccccctccccacgtttcttccctccctcctcctcttccctctccgccccaAACATAAAACTCTTCTTCACCGCTGTCCCCAGCCGTCCACTAGTAACAATATCCAACATCAGAAtcttctcatcccatccataACAGCTACTCAAATAATGAGCATGAAACTTGAACGGATCAGACGGATAAACCGAATACCCTCCACCAAACCTGAGCCCCGGCGTGGTGAAATAGCCTCGTTTGTTCAGCTCCCTGTAAAAAGCAGACGGCTCAGGCAAGTTCTCATCAGCAATAGCACCACTAGTGCCCGCCGGATCAAGCATCGCATTGCTAGTCGAAGGCGTAATGGCAGGAAGGTCTTCCTTGGGCGCAGGCTGCACAGCAGTCGCCGTCTCAAAAAGcgagtcaccaccaccaccctcctcaaccttctgCACCTtgttcttccccttccccctcttaCCCTCAtgcatcctcctcaccgcctccttctcctcatcaaacaGCCTCTTGGCcgccaccctcttctccctcagctccctcaaatacccctccctcctcttctcccctaCACCCGAGCTCATTTCCTTGAGAAGCCTCAAATGATCACCCGCCTCATCAGCAACATACCCCGCCCCTctatcaaccaccaacctcgcctcctccgccctcagCTCCTGTGGCATACTCAGAAACAAGTTCTGCGTAGGGTTCTGCGGCATCGTGCCCGTCAGCACCCCGCAGAGCCCAAAACTCCGCCTCAGGACCATCACCGCGTCAATGTCAAAGACGAGGTACCGGCCTGCGATCAGCGAGATCCGGACaggagggtgggttggggtagAGGTAGAGGTGGCCATCTTGAAACAACACTGATCTGTAAAGAAAGTTAGAAAGAAACTCCTTTGAATGATTTTGTACATAACAAGAAATGAAGAGAGAGAACCAGATATCATAAGCCTTGGACTAGTTCGCGGTCATCACAGAGTATTCAGTGGATTGACAGATTGATACGAAGATTTGTATAATCATGTAAAGaggtttctctctcttcgtTGTGCTGTAAGGCGGGGTGATAGTAGAAATGAAAGTCGACATACCTTGTGTTTGGCGATGCTGCTCTGAGGAAGAGAGCAGCAacgttggagaagaagaaaaagagttTTGGAGGTGAGTCGCTTTGCAAGCAAATTTATGGGACAGAAAATTTTGTGGGGCTCCACTATTCCAGAACAGAAAAAGTCGGCTTGGCTGATTTTCCAGAGAGTAGGGGTCCGTGCAGGCA is a window from the Podospora pseudocomata strain CBS 415.72m chromosome 6, whole genome shotgun sequence genome containing:
- a CDS encoding hypothetical protein (COG:S; EggNog:ENOG503NVVW); this encodes MDETIPQAVMATVTPSFDNTSAWHNFTLWTTQHLKMSMNMSRLAPSLEDLVLAGPRMVMKLGKLGSFISFPDAVDNFGQRTMADPTDAGVFSSALSSSTSSTTASILSDVASSSATAAAAAASAAAEDPTASVSRFSMEGARGIGSVLSYATSKWAITCIAMAILFNRTHIFAATRRRLRLAWHIRVLLRLPTILLLLWQARRLLQSIQCQTSPDFAQLRWGDPNKSFDVMFSEANSFFHGLSSTLLFGASDEDSCRSVRMVPWDNKEQSELVGSLSRLWPLFLTFCFGQFMEVLSCTVQGRPTGTETGTTLFEQSLAFAEADAAISSQLGWGLFASNASKAAADANMGTKIALTRAMIMKRVNTPPEVLLVTFISTMSYVTSHILGLLNLQPRFRLISTGFYGLCSMGCMVWSTINFSVDDPTSQGLLRYPTVYIIGIIPHTLILIGIISCAVIYFVALTLSALAVPEAGTGGETEQLTFKQRFLRAHANMQANISLSEIRIRMDMDFYTALVRAGFGAITMASEAVYLNEDHKVNLKRYTWLEEDRFREIEDLKMQWIGGVPGSRFDTVGTIGLVPVKNGQPGVNNGYAREKSAQQVSKKDGTGRRQRDGVGAAERSSRWLMAVDYMMHISRLVVVTWALCTVRFLRFVGWRNPPRWLRGLSERPKKSDGRDKKGRSRQDGESYADILSPGNGGYFTIPRDDQVDVEELLRSRMDNRNEAEVDTKLYSYFLRDGWWGNKDTSGEYVPSHPLITAGNEEVDVNDPDFDTTSMISTTETSVESDFGWETDNDNNNDWLDDGQRTPTQQNPGTELTSALVSALQRSREPSPVLDTPIDPTTLARLLHPQSAADRDEAQTLAAHLSSGTIMTRSKYKQALQRQRAQILLTNLNRANPLQRMSPEEEERQLEQLLLTRRSEAQARGGQESWKEGGAGLGAEGPQCVVCQCAPRTIIVWPCRCLGYCDDCRVSLAMNNYDKCVCCRREVSSFSRIYVP
- a CDS encoding hypothetical protein (COG:A; EggNog:ENOG503NUQ3), with amino-acid sequence MASGQQPIATVYVRNLEERVKPEPLKEALMAIFSEYGNVIDIVVKTNLKAKGQAFVVFDKPESALAAIEEVQGFELFEKPMQVALARTRSDATVKQTGNEEEFDAHKRRRMAEKDKKKALETAEEQKRLKRPLPGAETAVSGRPTKNARGAGLKSTGAGAAAVVPDEYLPPNRILFVQNLPDDFGKDELTGIFSRFEGFREVRTVPGRSGIAFVEYDAEAGAITAKENTAGMALKNGEKTMKVTYQRQ
- the SEN34 gene encoding tRNA-splicing endonuclease subunit (EggNog:ENOG503NXRC; BUSCO:EOG09263U71; COG:J) — encoded protein: MTMAHGRWNWAASGGIEMLTGILSLDNFTQFWIERICGLPYQCCFKMATSTSTPTHPPVRISLIAGRYLVFDIDAVMVLRRSFGLCGVLTGTMPQNPTQNLFLSMPQELRAEEARLVVDRGAGYVADEAGDHLRLLKEMSSGVGEKRREGYLRELREKRVAAKRLFDEEKEAVRRMHEGKRGKGKNKVQKVEEGGGGDSLFETATAVQPAPKEDLPAITPSTSNAMLDPAGTSGAIADENLPEPSAFYRELNKRGYFTTPGLRFGGGYSVYPSDPFKFHAHYLSSCYGWDEKILMLDIVTSGRLGTAVKKSFMFGAEREEEEGGKKRGEGEVRMFCVEWAGM